ggtagcctatggttagagcgttggactagtaaccggaaggtagcctagtggttagagcgttggactagtaaccggaagtaaccggaaggtagcctagtggttagagcgttggactagtaaccggagtaaccggaaggttgcctaGTGGTNNNNNNNNNNNNNNNNNNNNNNNNNNNNNNNNNNNNNNNNNNNNNNNNNNNNNNNNNNNNNNNNNNNNNNNNNNNNNNNNNNNNNNNNNNNNNNNNNNNNNNNNNNNNNNNNNNNNNNNNNNNNNNNNNNNNNNNNNNNNNNNNNNNNNNNNNNNNNNNNNNNNNNNNNNNNNNNNNNNNNNNNNNNNNNNNNNNNNNNNNNNNNNNNNNNNNNNNNNNNNNNNNNNNNNNNNNNNNNNNNNNNNNNNNNNNNNNNNNNNNNNNNNNNNNNNNNNNNNNNNNNNNNNNNNNNNNNNNNNNNNNNNNNNNNNNNNNNNNNNNNNNNNNNNNNNNNNNNNNNNNNNNNNNNNNNNNNNNNNNNNNNNNNNNNNNNNNNNNNNNNNNNNNNNNNNNNNNNNNNNNNNNNNNNNNNNNNNNNNNNNNNNNNNNNNNNNNNNNNNNNNNNNNNNNNNNNNNNNNNNNNNNNNNNNNNNNNNNNNNNNNNNNNNNNNNNNNNNNNNCAAGAGAATTTTTATTATATTGACAGATTTTTTATTTGCTTATTTTAAGCACACATTTACTtaaagtttatattttttgtctaACCTATACTTATTTTGCTAGGTCATTTAGCAAATCAAGAAAATACATCTttattaaagttttttttttttaaatatttttactgaaaacaagacaaaaataccAAGTAATTTTTTGCAGTGTGACtccattaaatgtgtgtgtgtgtgtgtagattaaacATGAACGGGCCAAAACGGACATGGCAGCaggtcaaaatcaaatacaagaaCATTCTGCAGAATGGTATGGTCCCTGACTAATATTTAACAAAGCACAAGCATATATTGTAGCCAGAAGGTGCCTGCTCACACATTGTCTGTACTGTTTTAGCAGTGAAAAAGAATACCCACAGACAAGGCATGGGTGGTGGGTCACCAAAGGCTGACCTTACCCCAGCAGAGGACATGGCCTTGGAGCTAAATAAAGGCAGGCCCGTCTTAGAGGGGATCCCTGGGGGGAAAGAGATGAGCATAGGTTCCTCCCAAGATGCCACCCGCTTCATTCAAGGTATGTCCTTCCATCTCTACATGGGATACAACCACATTCATATTGAATCAATTTGGACTGTCTGACTTTGGTTTACCTATTGCCTTGCAGTGTCTGGCAGCACTGTGTTCCTGTTAGAGCCACCAGCACAAGCACCAGACGATGCTGATCCAGTGAGTACTCCATCAAAGGCATACTGTAGGCCTGGCATGTCTTGTCTACTAGCTTCAATATGAATCAGATTAAATGTGATAGGGTGAAGGCCCCagtgcagcagcaacagcacatgatggagacgatgatgatgaggaggagaccATCTCTCTGGATTCCAGAAGGCATGAGGTATCATGGTAAGACTGTGAAAGTACTATTTACTCTACAATGGTGAGGAATCCTCATCAAAATCAAAAAATCTAATTTCTTTTACAGGACCCAGATGCTATACAGTGGGAAAACCAGCCTGGCAACATAGTGCGTATTAATAAAAGGACACCACATCCTGCCAAATTCCAGCTGCGCTAATTGTATTGTGTTCACAGAGCTCACAAGCTATCAGAAAGTTGTATGGCAACCACCTCCGGCGCCAAATAGAACTGGCAGACATAGACATTCAGTATACAAGAAGAAAAAGATGGAAAATCTTGCACTGAGTCCGAAATAAAAAAAGAGGACAATTAGGAAACTGACCTTGAAATAAAAACcttgagagggaggtgagataTGCCTTCAATGTACACTGTATGCTAACTGGAACACAAATGTATTAATCATTATTTGTATTTCCTCCCCCAGCTCCAAGAAGATGACACATACAGCTCAAAAATAAAAATTAGGTATATTCTCAGAAAGTCATGAGCTATGACATATGAGCTCTATTGTGAGCACACAGGACGGTGGCATCTTTCTAaggtttttttttattttccctGCAATCAGTACAACGCAAGTCATCGTTATAAGGCACGTTTCAGCCCACCCCCCCAGCACCAGGTGGGCCACCAGCCTATATGAAGGCCCAAAATTGTGTGTTCCTTTTCTGCTCTGACAATGGCATGCCCATTCGTGCGAGATGTGGTGGATGAAGAAGCACTTGTGGAGGAGAGCCTTCAGGCGAGAAAGGGTCTTCAGGGACCGGTTGGACCCACTGGCCTTCCCTGGCGACCATCTATATGAAAGATACAGGTTTTCTGCAGATGGCATCAGGTATCTATGCAGACTACTGGGTCCCAGGATTAAGCACCGCACTGCACTGAGCCATGCACTGAGTGTGGAGCAAATGGTTTGTGTGGCCTTGCGCTTTTTTGCTAGTGGAGCCTTCCTGTACTCAGTGGGGATGCAGAACAGCTGAACAAGGCCACAATTTTCCGCACAATAAGAGTGTGTGTCTGGCTATCAAAGCATTAGCAGATGTCTTCATCTCCTTCCCTGGCCACAGAAGACTCTGTGACATCAAAGAGGAGTTCTATAGGATTGCAGGTAAGAGGATCTACAAATTACAGGACAACTGTTAACACATAGTAGGATACTCATTACTTTGTGTGACAGGTTTCCCCAATGTCATTGGTGCAGTGGACTGCACACACATAAGGATAAAAGCCCCTCAGGTGCCCATGAGGCCGATTTTGTGAATAGgaaatcctttcacagcattaatgTTCAGGTGAACATAACTTTTTGATATTGTCCATTGACGAACACTCTGCATTGCCAGTGATGTGCATTGATTGGTGTAATATTCCTCATCTTATGATTTCAGATGGTCTGCAATGCTGACTGTGTGATcagcaatgttgtggcaaaatggcctggCTCAGTCCATGACTCCAGAATCTTTCGGGCCTCTGAAATCTATCAGTGCCTATCACAAGGTAAGCCACACAACCCCTATTTATAACCATCATGGCTGTGTCAAGaatatcactgtgtttatgaggtagtaatgatgagatTTTGTGTTGACAGGTGAATTCTCTGGTGTGTTGCTGGGAGACAGGGGGTATGGCTGCCAGCCTTTTCTCCTGACACCTTTCACAGACCCCCAGGAAGCACAGCAGGCCTACAACCATGCCCATGCCAGGACCAGGGCCAGAGTTGAAATGACCTTTGGCCTCCTGAAGGCACGCTTTCACTGCCTTCACAAATTAAGGGTCAGCCCTGTTAGGGCATGTGATATTACTGTGGCTTGTGCTGTCCTCCACAATGTGGCCtgcctgaggaaggagagggcccCAGAGTGCCACCAGCCATGGACTGGGACAATCCGGCAATCTTCCCTGATGACGACAGTGGTCGGCTGCTGAGGGACCAATATGTGTTGAATTATTTTAGTTAGTATGTGTGCTTTCAATTTTGGTTAAAAATATGTCCTGCGGTGGCAGAGGAATTTGGGGTTTTTTGGGTTCGTTTTTTTTACGAATTTGGCCTCTTATGATGTTTGTGCGGTATACTGTGTGTAATACAAGGCTGCAGGGAGGCTACTGCATCCATTCATTTGTCTGTTCAGTTGATGTGTATGGATTTGTCCTGCATTTATTTTAGTGTGCAGACatgcagggtgtgttatatacagACCTTTGAATGTGTATGTATCATTTTGTATAATATGCTTGGATTCTGTGCTTTCCATCTTGTAGAGTCACTGTGACTTCAGTTTCGAAAGGAGCTGATGGTTTACCTGCTTTGTTTTGTCCTTATTCAATAAAGGAACATAATGTTACACATTGTGTTTTTATATTCATATggaatgtgtatttgtttatATGACAGAGTACTAGGGCCACACTGAAGAAAAGGATAAAGTCATACATTTATGAGGCTGGTTCTTTCTGCAGAAAAGCTACATATTGTTTTTACAGTTTTGATACTTATGACAATGTGATACTTAATATTCTGGCACATCAGCATGTCTTTGTTTATGAAACCATACTGAAGTACAATTTCACGAAATGCCCCGCATCTGTCATTTTAACAACTGTCCTCCTTTAAAAAACAACTGGTTACAATATTATGACTTGTCTTTTTTCCCCTCTGTGGCCCTAATATTCTATCATTTTATATATAGTCTATGGGAAACTGTAAATTATCTAATGATAGCAACATCTAAAAATCATTTTTTATCCAAAATCATTGAAATTAATGATCACAAACGTTTAAataatgacagtgggtctagttaTATGTGATAACAATGTATAGTGAGCAGTGAAATAACTATTGGTTTCCATTTGTGGTGACTGCTGACTGACATTAGGGATGAGATTAAATAGATCCTGGAATTTAGCCTGGTCTGGAGCAGGCTAGCTCCACAGAATAAATCTCCATGGTAATTTATACCATAACATATCCTCCTGCCCCCTATCCATCTTTAGTGCAACCGGATTACGGATCAATTGAGCCAGGATCACCTGGCTTAATCCCTTATCCTAGTTTTGTGCAACAGGCCCCTGGAACCCAAGATGACTGCCTTTGATTGGCTGACCCCACGTTGTGATAAGGCACCTGGCAACCTGGTCCCTCGCAACTGCTAGGTTCTGACAAGAGATTAAAAAGCATTGTTATATGATTAGAATATTTCTAACAAATCAACACTTGACtttttaataaataataatatatggcatttagcagacgtttttatccaaagcgacttacagtcatgtgtgcatacattctacgtatgggtggtcccggggattgaacccactaccctggctttacaagcgccatgctctaccaactgagctacagaaggaccaatgcaAATCAAAGGTTGTACAAGTAGACCAGACCTTTTTGGAACAATTATCACTTGTTTTTATGTATCTATGACAAGCAATGCAAAAGTTATTGTGAACAAGAGATTTAACAGGTAATGTCTGTTATAAAACTGACCTCGGACCATTTAATCAGGAGATATATGTTTTGCATTGGATGCATCTCATTCCACCACATCCGCCAACCGATccacttccgcatctgcggtgaaaggtgaacgagctagagagatgtttgtcagaccaccagaaaatcggtcttctcacaaaatcgtctgtaacgtcagaactgtttggcctctatggaaagatgtagGTGAGAATCTCGTgaacacatacactatatatacaaaagtatctgGACACCctttaaatgagtggattcggctatttcagccacaccgattgctgacaggtgtatacaatcgagcacacagccgtgcaatctctatagacaaacattggcagtagaatggccttactgaagagctcagtgactttcacctttccaacaagtcagttcgtcaaatttctgcatTGCTAGAACTGAAAgtcctgttattgtgaagtggaaaacgtcaaggagaaacaacggctcagctgtgaagtggtaggccacacaaactgaCAGAATGGGACCTCCGAGTGCTGGAgcatgtaaaaatcatctgtctcTGGGTTCCAaactggaagcaacatcagcacaataactattcttcgggagcttcgtgaaatgggttgaccgagcagaccaccataatcaatgcgttctctggagtgatgaatcacacttcaccatctcgcagtccgacggatgaatctgggtttggcggatgcaaggagaacgctacctgaccgaatgcatagtgcctactgtaaagtttggtggaggaggaataactcaaactaaaagcattgtcTTTGGGAAAAATCATTCAATAAACCCTAAACTAAATCTAGTAATTCATAATGTGGACAtttagcaagttgaggtgactaagcTGCTTGGGGTAACTCTGGATcaacaaaacatgttgatacaaccccatcgaacacctttggtatgaattggaatccgactgtgagccaggcctaattgcccaacaacAGTACCCAagct
This DNA window, taken from Oncorhynchus gorbuscha isolate QuinsamMale2020 ecotype Even-year linkage group LG13, OgorEven_v1.0, whole genome shotgun sequence, encodes the following:
- the LOC123993821 gene encoding putative nuclease HARBI1 — its product is MSSSPSLATEDSVTSKRSSIGLQMVCNADCVISNVVAKWPGSVHDSRIFRASEIYQCLSQGEFSGVLLGDRGYGCQPFLLTPFTDPQEAQQAYNHAHARTRARVEMTFGLLKARFHCLHKLRVSPVRACDITVACAVLHNVACLRKERAPECHQPWTGTIRQSSLMTTVVGC